A window of Streptomyces gilvosporeus contains these coding sequences:
- a CDS encoding glycosyltransferase family 2 protein yields the protein MTAHPRLSIGLPVYNGEEYLAESLDALLGQTYEDFELVVSDNASTDGTQDICRRYAAKDTRIRYLRLPRNIGATPNHNHVFAESRGELFKWASHDDLYARDLLRRCVQALDERPDVILAHADQAVIDGDGQVKVPYEYTLATASPHPPERFRSMLFEPGGDDFYGVIRADALRRVKPMDSYHHADRTFVAEIALHGRFHQVPELLYFRRDHPTRAERANPSKRSRCVNLDPRRAGPLHPTPRLLAEYVWGFASAIRRAPLSAADRRACYRHLAAWMTSRARPGAGERVEDRAPVDPGLLTVSVDAVVAGREGRPA from the coding sequence ATGACCGCCCATCCCCGGTTGAGCATCGGCCTGCCCGTGTACAACGGCGAGGAGTACCTGGCCGAATCGCTCGACGCCCTGCTCGGCCAGACCTACGAGGACTTCGAGCTGGTCGTCTCCGACAACGCCTCGACCGACGGGACCCAGGACATCTGCCGCCGGTACGCCGCGAAGGACACGCGCATCCGGTACCTCCGGCTCCCCCGGAACATCGGCGCCACCCCGAACCACAACCATGTGTTCGCCGAGTCCCGCGGCGAGCTGTTCAAGTGGGCCTCGCACGACGACCTTTACGCCCGGGACCTGCTGCGGCGCTGCGTCCAGGCGCTGGACGAGCGGCCGGACGTGATCCTCGCGCACGCCGACCAGGCGGTCATCGACGGCGACGGCCAGGTGAAGGTCCCGTACGAGTACACGCTCGCCACCGCGTCACCACACCCGCCGGAGCGCTTCCGCAGCATGCTGTTCGAGCCCGGCGGTGACGACTTCTACGGGGTGATCCGGGCCGACGCGCTGCGCCGGGTGAAGCCCATGGACAGCTACCACCACGCGGACCGCACGTTCGTCGCCGAGATCGCCCTGCACGGGCGCTTCCACCAGGTGCCGGAACTCCTGTACTTCCGCCGCGACCACCCCACCCGCGCCGAGCGGGCGAACCCTTCCAAGCGCTCCCGCTGCGTCAACCTCGACCCGCGCCGGGCGGGCCCGCTGCACCCGACACCCCGGCTGCTCGCCGAGTACGTCTGGGGCTTCGCCTCGGCGATCCGGCGGGCGCCGTTGTCCGCGGCCGACCGGCGCGCGTGCTACCGCCACCTGGCCGCATGGATGACCAGCCGGGCCCGGCCGGGCGCCGGTGAGCGGGTCGAGGACCGCGCCCCGGTCGACCCGGGCCTGCTCACCGTCTCCGTCGACGCCGTCGTCGCCGGCCGCGAAGGGAGGCCGGCATGA
- a CDS encoding polysaccharide pyruvyl transferase family protein, giving the protein MTSARQTPVRVGVFGLLGSGNLGNDGSLEAVLGYLRAAHPEAVVDALCGGPEAVTARFRIPATRLHWYRGEYRTASRTGAIAAKALGKLVDVFRTAAWVRRHDVVIVPGMGVLEATLPLRPWGFPYALFLLCASGRLFGTRVALVGVGAAAIGNRPTRALVRWSARLAAYRSYRDAPSRDAMRAMGVDTARDEVYPDLAFSLPTPPPSTPSGPPGPVCVGVMAFHGGNDDRARAEEIHRRYLDGTIRFVRALVEEGRPVRLLTGDEVDAPVVAAILDAVDSPLVTAAETSSLADLMKETAAADTVVAIRYHNLICALKTGTPVLALCYAAKSDALMDRMGLGAFCHPAREVDADRLLDQFRALEKRSAELRRTLTERNLAAARQLERQFAALTTALFPAADHAHTLREAP; this is encoded by the coding sequence ATGACGTCCGCACGCCAAACCCCGGTGCGCGTCGGGGTGTTCGGCCTGCTCGGCTCCGGCAACCTCGGCAACGACGGGTCGCTGGAGGCCGTGCTGGGATACCTCCGCGCCGCGCACCCGGAGGCGGTCGTGGACGCGCTGTGCGGCGGCCCCGAGGCCGTGACGGCCCGCTTCCGGATTCCGGCGACGCGGCTGCACTGGTACCGCGGGGAGTACCGGACCGCGTCACGTACGGGCGCGATCGCGGCGAAGGCTCTGGGCAAACTCGTCGACGTCTTCCGCACCGCCGCCTGGGTGCGCCGGCACGACGTGGTGATCGTGCCGGGTATGGGCGTCCTGGAGGCCACGCTGCCGCTGCGGCCCTGGGGCTTCCCGTACGCGCTGTTCCTCCTCTGCGCGAGCGGCCGACTGTTCGGCACCCGGGTCGCGCTGGTCGGCGTCGGCGCCGCCGCGATCGGCAACCGGCCGACCCGGGCCCTGGTGCGCTGGTCGGCGCGGCTGGCCGCGTACCGCTCATACCGGGACGCCCCGTCCCGCGACGCGATGCGGGCGATGGGCGTGGACACGGCGCGCGACGAGGTCTACCCGGACCTCGCGTTCTCCCTGCCGACGCCGCCCCCGAGCACGCCCTCGGGCCCGCCGGGCCCGGTCTGCGTCGGCGTCATGGCCTTCCACGGCGGCAACGACGACCGCGCCCGGGCCGAGGAGATCCACCGGCGCTACCTTGACGGGACGATCCGGTTCGTCCGCGCCCTGGTCGAGGAGGGCAGGCCGGTCCGGCTGCTCACCGGCGACGAGGTCGACGCGCCGGTGGTCGCCGCGATCCTCGACGCGGTGGACTCGCCGCTGGTCACCGCTGCCGAGACGTCGTCACTTGCCGACCTGATGAAGGAGACGGCGGCTGCCGACACCGTGGTGGCGATCCGCTACCACAACCTGATCTGCGCGCTGAAGACCGGCACACCGGTGCTCGCGCTCTGCTATGCGGCGAAGAGTGACGCGCTCATGGATCGGATGGGCCTTGGCGCGTTCTGCCACCCGGCGCGCGAGGTCGACGCCGACCGGCTGCTCGACCAGTTCCGGGCGCTGGAGAAGCGTTCGGCCGAGCTGCGGCGGACCCTCACCGAGCGCAACCTGGCCGCCGCCCGCCAACTGGAGCGCCAGTTCGCCGCCTTGACCACGGCCCTGTTCCCGGCGGCCGACCACGCCCACACCCTGCGGGAGGCGCCATGA
- the rfbC gene encoding dTDP-4-dehydrorhamnose 3,5-epimerase yields MKATEVPAIAGAYLFEPTPYADERGFFCRTFDADVVRSVGLDPDAFVQDSLSRSVRGVLRGLHLRSGAGEAKLVRCSYGRIFDVVVDLRTDSPTYLGRAFFELSDETQTTLYIPAGCAHGFQALTETADTSYRIDRPHDPTEDVTIAFDDPELAIPWPLPVTSMSQRDREAPSLAEVLKHTEG; encoded by the coding sequence ATGAAAGCGACCGAAGTCCCGGCAATCGCCGGTGCATACCTCTTCGAGCCGACGCCGTACGCCGACGAGCGCGGCTTCTTCTGCCGCACCTTCGACGCCGACGTGGTCCGCTCGGTGGGCCTCGACCCGGACGCCTTCGTCCAGGACAGCCTGTCCCGCTCGGTCCGGGGCGTACTGCGCGGCCTGCACCTGCGCTCCGGTGCCGGCGAGGCCAAACTGGTGCGGTGCTCGTACGGGAGGATCTTCGACGTCGTCGTGGACCTGCGGACGGACTCGCCGACCTACCTGGGCCGGGCCTTCTTCGAGCTGTCCGACGAGACGCAAACGACCCTGTACATCCCGGCGGGCTGCGCGCACGGATTCCAGGCGCTGACCGAAACCGCCGACACCTCGTACCGGATCGACCGCCCGCACGATCCGACCGAGGACGTGACGATCGCCTTCGACGACCCGGAGCTCGCCATTCCCTGGCCGCTGCCGGTCACATCGATGTCCCAGCGGGACCGGGAGGCACCGAGCCTCGCCGAGGTCCTGAAGCACACAGAAGGGTGA
- a CDS encoding glutamate-1-semialdehyde 2,1-aminomutase, whose amino-acid sequence MNTEEFLLPRSRTANERLHALIPGGAHTYAKGDDQYPENLAPVISHGRGAHVWDIDGNRYIEYGSGLRSVSLGHAHPRVIEAVRRELDRGSNFVRPSIVEAEAAERFLATVPTAEMVKFAKNGSDATTAAVRLARAATGRPRVALCGDHPFFSVDDWFIGTTPMSAGVPAATTELTVAFPYGDLAATEQLLTRYEDDIACLILEPASHTEPPPGYLAGLRELADRHGCVLIFDEMITGFRWSEAGAQSLYGVVPDLSTFGKALGNGFAVSALAGRRELMERGGLRHSHDRVFLLSTTHGAETHSLVAAMAVQTTYVEEGITAQLHALGERLAAGVREAAASAGVGDHVVVRGRASNLVFATLDEDRQPSQQYRTLFLRQLLAGGVLAPSFVVSSALDDADIDRTVDVVAQACAVYRKALDAADPIPWLAGRPVKPVFRRLA is encoded by the coding sequence GTGAACACCGAAGAGTTCCTCCTGCCCCGGTCACGGACGGCGAACGAGCGGCTGCACGCCCTGATCCCCGGAGGCGCGCACACCTACGCCAAGGGCGACGACCAGTACCCCGAGAACCTGGCCCCGGTCATCAGCCACGGCCGCGGCGCCCATGTGTGGGACATCGACGGCAACCGTTACATCGAGTACGGCTCCGGCCTGCGGTCGGTCAGCCTCGGCCACGCCCACCCGCGCGTGATCGAGGCGGTGCGGCGGGAACTCGACCGCGGCAGCAACTTCGTCCGGCCGTCCATCGTGGAGGCCGAGGCGGCGGAACGCTTCCTGGCCACGGTGCCGACCGCGGAGATGGTGAAGTTCGCGAAGAACGGCTCCGACGCCACCACCGCCGCGGTGCGCCTCGCCCGCGCCGCCACCGGGCGCCCGCGGGTGGCCCTCTGCGGCGACCATCCGTTCTTCTCCGTCGACGACTGGTTCATCGGCACCACACCGATGTCCGCCGGCGTCCCGGCGGCGACCACCGAGCTCACCGTGGCGTTCCCGTACGGGGACCTGGCCGCCACGGAGCAGCTGCTCACGCGGTACGAGGACGACATCGCCTGCCTGATCCTCGAACCCGCCTCCCACACCGAGCCCCCGCCCGGCTACCTCGCCGGCCTGCGCGAACTGGCCGACCGGCACGGCTGTGTACTGATCTTCGACGAGATGATCACCGGCTTCCGCTGGTCCGAGGCGGGCGCCCAGAGCCTGTACGGCGTCGTGCCCGACCTGTCCACGTTCGGCAAGGCGCTGGGAAACGGATTCGCCGTCTCCGCGTTGGCCGGGCGCCGCGAGCTGATGGAGCGGGGCGGACTGCGCCACTCCCACGACCGGGTGTTCCTGCTGTCCACCACGCACGGTGCGGAAACGCATTCGCTGGTCGCCGCGATGGCCGTGCAGACCACCTACGTCGAGGAGGGCATCACCGCGCAACTCCACGCCCTCGGCGAGCGGTTGGCCGCTGGTGTCCGCGAAGCCGCAGCGAGCGCGGGCGTCGGCGACCATGTCGTCGTCCGGGGCCGGGCCAGCAACCTGGTCTTCGCCACCCTCGACGAGGACCGGCAGCCCTCACAGCAGTACCGCACCCTGTTCCTGCGCCAACTCCTCGCGGGCGGAGTGCTGGCCCCGTCGTTCGTGGTGAGCAGCGCGCTCGACGACGCCGACATCGACCGCACCGTCGACGTGGTGGCCCAGGCATGTGCGGTGTACCGGAAGGCGCTGGACGCCGCCGACCCCATCCCCTGGCTGGCCGGGCGACCGGTGAAGCCCGTCTTCCGACGCCTGGCCTGA
- a CDS encoding phosphatase PAP2 family protein, with protein MTGRSASAALPPSLRGWFGPIAALAALVVVALGILYAGHSEPGKVDAWMRPAVDGVRPPWRYVALAMDFLGEPVGAAALVVAIVTGCLLLRCPRAAVLVVAGSGMAVGTATLLKSLVGRTIHGDGDLSYPSGHTAFATALALVVALLATGRLGLGRTVGTSLVLTAALVAGAAMGWAQVALGAHYPTDVLGGWCTALAVVPATAWLVDRVADRPAGRIADAGRRKRR; from the coding sequence GTGACCGGCCGATCGGCGTCCGCGGCGCTGCCCCCATCGCTGCGCGGGTGGTTCGGGCCGATCGCGGCCCTTGCCGCGCTGGTGGTCGTCGCGCTCGGGATCCTGTACGCCGGCCACAGCGAGCCCGGCAAGGTGGACGCGTGGATGCGGCCGGCGGTGGACGGTGTACGGCCGCCGTGGCGATACGTCGCTCTGGCCATGGACTTCCTGGGGGAGCCCGTGGGAGCGGCGGCGCTGGTCGTGGCCATCGTGACGGGCTGCCTGCTGCTTCGGTGTCCTCGTGCGGCGGTGCTCGTCGTTGCCGGGAGCGGCATGGCCGTGGGAACGGCGACGCTGCTCAAATCCCTGGTGGGACGCACCATTCACGGCGACGGCGACCTGTCCTATCCGAGCGGGCACACCGCCTTCGCCACCGCGCTCGCGCTCGTGGTGGCGCTCCTCGCGACCGGCCGGCTCGGCCTCGGCAGGACGGTCGGCACATCACTCGTGCTCACGGCGGCGCTGGTCGCCGGCGCCGCGATGGGATGGGCGCAGGTCGCCCTGGGTGCGCACTACCCGACCGACGTTCTCGGCGGCTGGTGCACCGCGCTGGCGGTGGTCCCGGCGACCGCGTGGCTGGTCGACCGGGTGGCCGACCGGCCGGCCGGCCGGATCGCCGACGCCGGTCGGCGGAAGCGCCGCTGA
- a CDS encoding ferredoxin yields MSHRRLGRRLHPPKDARLEVGWSRCAGHGLCAVLAPDLIRLDPHGYPASPTIPVAPWQEHGARRAVNQCPALAVRLRRRA; encoded by the coding sequence ATGTCACACCGCCGCCTGGGACGACGACTTCACCCCCCGAAGGACGCCCGGCTGGAGGTGGGCTGGTCCCGCTGCGCCGGCCACGGTCTGTGCGCCGTGCTGGCCCCCGACCTCATCCGCCTCGACCCGCACGGCTACCCCGCCTCCCCCACCATCCCGGTCGCCCCGTGGCAGGAGCACGGCGCCCGCCGCGCCGTCAACCAGTGCCCGGCCCTTGCGGTGCGCCTTCGCCGTCGCGCGTGA